A stretch of the Polaribacter pacificus genome encodes the following:
- a CDS encoding LexA family protein: MRKRSQHSLEFLSPKFSKGSSTILIDTGISAGFPSPADDFRETRISLDEELIQNKEATFFARVSGQSMIGAGLDDNDLLVIDRSIAPADNKIAVCFLDGEFTVKRLKVGNGEVWLQPENENYKSIKITEDNNFIIWGIVTNVIKKV; this comes from the coding sequence ATGAGAAAAAGAAGCCAACATAGTTTAGAGTTTTTAAGCCCAAAATTTAGCAAGGGCAGTAGTACCATCTTAATCGATACTGGAATTTCGGCAGGTTTTCCTTCGCCAGCAGATGATTTTAGAGAAACGCGAATCTCATTAGATGAAGAACTTATTCAGAACAAAGAAGCCACTTTTTTTGCAAGAGTAAGCGGTCAATCAATGATTGGTGCGGGTTTGGATGATAATGATTTATTGGTAATTGACAGAAGCATTGCACCAGCAGACAATAAAATTGCCGTGTGTTTTTTAGATGGCGAGTTTACAGTTAAGCGTTTAAAAGTGGGGAACGGCGAGGTTTGGTTACAGCCAGAAAACGAGAACTATAAGAGTATAAAAATAACAGAAGACAATAATTTTATTATTTGGGGCATCGTTACCAACGTGATTAAAAAGGTCTAA
- a CDS encoding sensor histidine kinase produces MLFAYSLFKFSTEISFFLGILLLILIAQFVFSFNKTNKKIAYFFDAIKNNDSTLYFTEAASKTPTKELNAHLNKVNTIIQKIKLKNKAQDQYYKSIIESAEIGVLTVNAQHHILFANQSVKKLLNYDSLTHIQQLKKVDTPLFELLKTLKPFSNKIIELTNERETKLLTLNATHIKLNNESLLLVVATNIKNELDNKEIDSWVKLTKVLTHEIMNSIAPISSITDTLYHRLKEQQTAPSQELFKDTLMGLQVIKEQSKSLQDFVISYRSFSGVSSPEKQVINVTELLQKIHALFSSEQASKKSLFTVDCKDASLQIFADENQISQVLFNLVKNAVESPMGVEAKKIQLSAFSTGQNSVAIKITDNGAGISKDQIEQVFVPFFSTKKEGSGVGLSLSKHIMKMHNGSLTVHSTPNKSTSFTLIF; encoded by the coding sequence ATGCTATTTGCCTATAGCCTTTTTAAATTCAGTACAGAAATTTCATTTTTTTTAGGAATTTTATTGCTTATCCTCATAGCTCAGTTTGTCTTTAGCTTTAACAAAACCAATAAAAAAATTGCCTATTTTTTTGACGCCATTAAAAACAACGACTCTACCTTGTATTTTACTGAGGCAGCCTCAAAAACGCCAACCAAAGAGCTCAATGCTCACCTAAACAAGGTAAACACCATCATTCAAAAAATAAAATTAAAGAACAAAGCACAAGATCAATATTACAAATCAATCATAGAAAGTGCAGAGATTGGCGTCTTAACCGTCAATGCACAGCACCATATTTTATTTGCCAACCAAAGTGTTAAAAAGTTACTCAATTACGACTCTCTAACGCATATTCAGCAGTTAAAAAAGGTTGATACTCCTTTGTTTGAACTGCTTAAAACATTAAAGCCTTTTTCAAATAAAATCATCGAGCTCACCAATGAGCGAGAAACAAAACTACTAACGCTTAATGCCACCCATATAAAGCTAAACAATGAATCGCTGTTGTTGGTGGTTGCCACAAATATTAAAAATGAACTAGACAATAAAGAAATTGATTCTTGGGTAAAATTAACCAAGGTGTTAACCCATGAAATCATGAATTCTATTGCGCCAATTAGCTCAATTACAGATACGTTGTACCATCGTCTTAAAGAGCAGCAAACTGCGCCAAGCCAAGAGTTGTTTAAGGACACTCTTATGGGGCTACAAGTAATCAAGGAACAATCCAAAAGTCTACAAGATTTTGTTATTTCTTATCGCTCGTTTTCTGGAGTTTCAAGCCCAGAAAAACAAGTGATTAACGTGACAGAATTATTGCAAAAAATCCACGCACTCTTTAGCAGTGAACAAGCATCAAAAAAGAGCCTATTTACAGTGGATTGTAAAGACGCATCCCTGCAAATTTTTGCTGATGAAAATCAAATCTCACAGGTGCTTTTTAATTTGGTCAAAAATGCTGTAGAAAGCCCAATGGGCGTAGAAGCAAAAAAAATACAACTAAGCGCTTTTAGCACTGGTCAAAACTCAGTTGCTATTAAAATAACTGACAATGGTGCTGGAATTTCAAAAGATCAAATTGAGCAAGTTTTTGTGCCTTTTTTCTCTACAAAAAAAGAAGGATCTGGAGTTGGTTTAAGCCTGTCTAAGCACATTATGAAAATGCACAACGGAAGCTTAACCGTACATTCTACCCCTAACAAAAGCACTTCTTTTACCTTGATTTTTTAA
- a CDS encoding sigma-54-dependent transcriptional regulator: MKKGTVLIVDDNTTILVALKLLLQPHFKSVKTIENPNLLLSFPNLKEVDVLLLDMNFTKGTNTGNEGLYWFQRIHELAPNTSVVMMTAYGDVELVVKTLKKGATDFVLKPWDNKKLLATVQSAYQLSRSNKEVNSLKENEKNLKSLINAPNTDAIIGQSSAFKAVMSMVEKVAKTDANILITGENGTGKEIIAKKIQALSTRKNNLLISVDLGAIPESLFESELFGHKKGAYTDAIEDRVGKFEIANKGTLFLDEIGNTPIQLQSKLLQVLQNRTITKVGENKQIPIDIRLICATNCNLEQMVADGSFREDLLYRINTIHIELPALRDRKEDIALLTKHYLALFAKKYNKPNIKIHASALQKLEKHTWPGNIRELKHTVERIVILTESMQITSNDIFFKNSKNTRFKEDVTLDEMEKNMIINALEKHDGNMSTAAKQLGITRQTLYNKTKKHLPK, encoded by the coding sequence ATGAAAAAAGGAACTGTTTTGATCGTAGATGACAATACAACCATTTTGGTTGCCCTAAAATTGTTATTGCAACCCCACTTTAAATCGGTCAAAACCATAGAGAATCCTAACCTGCTGCTTTCTTTTCCCAACCTAAAAGAGGTAGATGTACTATTGCTCGATATGAACTTTACCAAAGGAACCAACACCGGTAATGAGGGCTTGTATTGGTTTCAAAGAATTCATGAACTGGCTCCAAACACCTCTGTAGTTATGATGACTGCTTATGGTGATGTAGAGCTGGTTGTAAAAACGCTTAAAAAAGGTGCTACCGATTTTGTGTTAAAGCCTTGGGACAATAAAAAATTACTTGCCACTGTGCAGAGTGCCTATCAGCTAAGCAGGTCTAACAAAGAGGTAAATAGCTTAAAAGAAAATGAAAAAAATCTAAAAAGCCTAATCAACGCGCCCAACACAGATGCCATCATTGGTCAATCGAGTGCTTTTAAGGCGGTAATGAGCATGGTAGAAAAGGTGGCCAAGACCGATGCCAATATTTTAATTACTGGCGAAAACGGTACCGGAAAAGAAATCATCGCCAAAAAAATACAGGCACTTTCTACTCGTAAAAATAACCTCTTAATCTCTGTTGATTTAGGAGCTATTCCAGAGAGTTTGTTTGAAAGCGAACTGTTTGGTCATAAAAAAGGAGCCTATACAGATGCCATAGAAGATCGGGTGGGGAAGTTTGAAATTGCCAACAAAGGAACTCTTTTTTTAGATGAAATTGGCAATACGCCCATCCAATTACAATCCAAGCTTTTGCAGGTTTTGCAAAACAGAACCATTACCAAAGTGGGTGAAAACAAGCAGATTCCTATAGACATTCGTTTAATTTGTGCTACCAATTGCAACTTAGAGCAAATGGTTGCTGATGGCAGTTTTAGAGAAGATTTATTATACCGTATCAACACCATTCATATTGAATTGCCCGCACTGCGAGACAGAAAAGAAGACATTGCGCTGCTTACAAAGCACTACCTAGCTCTTTTTGCTAAAAAGTACAACAAGCCAAACATTAAAATACATGCTTCTGCCTTGCAGAAATTAGAAAAACACACTTGGCCCGGAAATATTAGAGAATTAAAACACACTGTCGAAAGAATTGTTATCTTAACAGAAAGTATGCAAATAACCTCTAATGATATTTTCTTTAAAAACAGTAAAAACACTCGCTTTAAAGAAGATGTTACCTTAGATGAAATGGAAAAAAACATGATCATAAATGCCTTAGAAAAGCACGATGGAAACATGAGTACTGCTGCAAAACAATTGGGGATCACCCGACAAACCTTGTACAATAAAACGAAGAAACATCTGCCAAAATAA
- a CDS encoding TolC family protein — translation MKIKIIFCIVVFFLGIQNHTAQKKWSLDECIAYAFQNNLSFQNNKYDLEIKEASYNQSKRNLLPSISASSGYSINYGRSIDPNTNGYTNTSFFSNSYSVSASLDLFAGFRKWNAIFYEDYQKKATEQSVLKAKQALKIKILESFHEVLYSQELLNITKEQLDISKTNVKIIDTKISLGLKAKSDLHEANSLLLSDSLAVLKAQNSVRANKLTLLQVMNLPEKEISLQHPLELQKQQAVAIANSQFIIDQAVQHVPEIIEQEFLLSAAKKQVRITRSYLLPSISLRAGYSTGFYEARTNALGQTVSFTTQIQDNASKYIAASLNIPIFSGLQKRHQLKLSKIQLLKAENNLRQKKQLLAQEIEAAVQKANALSVERAMSEKSIDAKELAFTIAQKKFSNGLINFFELSQIKKEFIQAKVALLQVSIQLISNKWLLHYYQNNTLN, via the coding sequence ATGAAAATAAAAATTATTTTTTGTATCGTTGTTTTCTTTTTAGGGATTCAAAATCACACTGCTCAGAAAAAATGGAGTTTGGATGAATGCATTGCCTATGCATTTCAAAACAACTTAAGCTTTCAGAACAACAAGTATGATTTAGAAATTAAAGAAGCAAGCTACAATCAAAGTAAACGCAATTTACTACCAAGTATCAGTGCCAGCTCTGGCTACTCCATTAATTATGGGCGTTCTATTGATCCCAACACCAATGGCTATACCAACACAAGTTTCTTTTCGAATAGTTATTCTGTATCTGCTTCCTTAGATTTGTTTGCAGGTTTTAGAAAATGGAATGCTATTTTTTATGAAGACTATCAGAAAAAAGCAACCGAGCAATCTGTATTAAAAGCAAAACAAGCGCTAAAAATTAAAATCTTAGAAAGTTTTCATGAAGTTTTATACAGCCAAGAATTGTTAAACATCACCAAAGAGCAATTGGACATTTCAAAAACAAATGTAAAAATAATTGACACTAAAATTTCTTTAGGTCTAAAAGCAAAATCTGATTTGCACGAAGCAAATTCTTTATTGCTTTCTGATAGTTTAGCCGTTTTAAAGGCGCAGAATTCGGTGCGAGCCAACAAGCTAACCTTGCTCCAAGTTATGAATCTGCCAGAGAAAGAAATCTCGTTACAGCACCCGTTGGAGCTTCAAAAGCAGCAGGCAGTTGCTATTGCAAACTCACAATTTATCATAGACCAAGCGGTACAGCATGTTCCAGAAATTATAGAACAAGAGTTTTTGCTTAGTGCTGCAAAAAAACAAGTGCGTATTACCCGAAGCTATTTGCTTCCTTCTATATCGCTAAGAGCTGGATACAGTACAGGTTTTTATGAGGCCAGAACCAATGCTTTGGGGCAAACAGTTAGTTTTACCACTCAAATACAAGACAATGCCTCAAAATACATTGCTGCCTCTTTAAACATTCCGATATTTTCTGGACTGCAAAAAAGACATCAACTAAAGCTTTCTAAAATTCAGCTGTTGAAAGCCGAAAACAACCTCAGACAAAAAAAGCAGTTGTTAGCACAAGAAATAGAAGCTGCTGTTCAAAAAGCAAATGCCTTAAGTGTAGAGCGAGCGATGTCAGAAAAAAGCATCGACGCAAAAGAATTGGCATTTACCATTGCTCAGAAAAAATTTTCTAATGGACTGATTAACTTTTTTGAGTTAAGTCAAATTAAAAAAGAGTTTATACAAGCCAAGGTAGCACTCTTGCAAGTTTCTATACAGCTTATTAGCAACAAATGGCTTTTACATTATTATCAAAATAACACCTTAAACTAA
- a CDS encoding efflux RND transporter periplasmic adaptor subunit has product MDTVLENKSKFTPKRIGIFIAVLAVISLISYSIFSANSSTYKTDKDQVTIASVSHGSFNDYISIGGTVKPITTVFLDAYEGGRVQEINIEEGAMLKKGDVILTLENQSLYEEILSSENNLATKQNNLRDTKLKFESNRILGQKNTLEARFRFVQAKRKFEQYTKLYTEELIAKEEYLQAKESFELTKNQLDITLFQNQQDSILQLTGIKDLDNDLLRMKKTLNLVYDRINQLKVKSPIDGQLGFLDVQIGQQISRGKQIGQINVLSSYKIESEVSEFYLDRVKRGLTGTFERNGKSYGLKLKKIYPEVRNNTFKVDLIFDGERPDNITTGQSYYIKLQLGNPTKAILLPKGVFFQNTSGQWVYVLDASGEVAVKRNIKLGKQNPDFYEVIEGLEQGEKVIISSYDSFGENEKIILK; this is encoded by the coding sequence ATGGATACCGTACTAGAAAACAAATCTAAATTTACACCCAAAAGGATTGGGATTTTTATTGCTGTATTGGCGGTAATCTCGCTAATATCTTACAGTATTTTTAGCGCGAATAGCTCAACGTATAAAACCGATAAAGACCAGGTAACGATAGCCAGTGTTAGTCATGGTAGTTTTAATGATTATATTAGTATTGGCGGTACTGTAAAGCCCATAACGACGGTTTTTTTAGATGCTTATGAAGGTGGGAGAGTTCAGGAGATTAACATAGAAGAAGGCGCCATGCTAAAAAAGGGTGATGTGATTCTAACCCTAGAAAACCAATCTCTTTACGAAGAAATTTTAAGCAGTGAAAACAATTTGGCAACCAAACAGAACAACTTACGAGACACCAAATTAAAATTTGAATCCAATAGAATTTTGGGACAAAAAAACACCTTGGAGGCACGTTTTAGGTTTGTCCAAGCAAAGCGAAAGTTTGAGCAGTATACAAAGTTGTATACAGAAGAGTTGATTGCCAAAGAAGAGTATTTACAAGCCAAAGAAAGTTTTGAGCTTACCAAAAATCAATTAGACATTACGCTGTTTCAGAACCAACAAGATTCCATTTTACAACTAACAGGAATCAAAGATTTAGACAACGATTTACTGCGAATGAAAAAAACCTTGAATTTGGTCTATGACAGAATCAACCAATTAAAAGTAAAATCGCCGATTGATGGTCAGTTGGGCTTTTTAGATGTTCAGATAGGTCAGCAAATTAGCAGAGGGAAGCAAATTGGTCAGATAAATGTACTGTCTAGCTATAAAATAGAATCAGAAGTTAGTGAGTTTTATTTGGATCGTGTAAAAAGAGGATTGACCGGAACTTTTGAGAGAAATGGAAAAAGCTATGGCTTAAAACTTAAAAAAATCTATCCAGAAGTACGGAACAACACCTTTAAGGTTGATTTAATTTTTGATGGAGAACGACCAGATAATATTACTACTGGGCAAAGCTATTATATTAAATTGCAATTGGGCAATCCCACCAAAGCAATCTTATTGCCAAAAGGAGTCTTTTTTCAGAATACCTCAGGCCAATGGGTCTATGTATTAGACGCTTCTGGAGAGGTTGCTGTTAAAAGAAACATCAAACTAGGAAAACAAAACCCAGACTTTTACGAGGTCATTGAAGGTTTGGAGCAGGGAGAAAAAGTAATCATCTCTAGCTATGATTCCTTTGGCGAAAACGAAAAAATAATCTTAAAATAA
- a CDS encoding ABC transporter ATP-binding protein: protein MIKTSSLSKIFRTEEIQTRALNEVNLEVKDGEFVAIMGPSGCGKSTLLNIIGLLDNPSSGTYHFNGVEVGKLKENKRTKYRKGNVGFVFQSFNLIDELTVYENVELPLIYLNIKAKERKRMIVEVLEQMDMGHRIKHFPKQLSGGQQQRVAIARAVVANPKLILADEPTGNLDSKNGIEVMNLLTKLNREGTTIIMVTHSDRDAAYAHRTIQLFDGQIVAENIKDKALV, encoded by the coding sequence ATGATTAAAACAAGCAGTTTATCCAAGATTTTTAGAACCGAAGAGATTCAAACTCGGGCGCTAAACGAAGTAAATTTAGAAGTAAAAGATGGTGAGTTTGTAGCCATTATGGGCCCATCAGGTTGTGGAAAATCAACCCTGTTAAACATTATTGGTTTGTTAGACAATCCAAGCTCTGGAACCTATCATTTTAACGGCGTTGAGGTTGGTAAATTAAAAGAAAACAAACGAACCAAATACAGAAAAGGCAATGTGGGTTTTGTCTTTCAGAGCTTTAATTTAATTGATGAATTAACAGTTTATGAAAATGTTGAACTGCCATTAATTTATTTAAACATCAAGGCAAAAGAGCGTAAAAGAATGATTGTTGAGGTGCTAGAGCAGATGGATATGGGACATAGAATTAAGCATTTTCCAAAACAACTTTCTGGAGGGCAGCAACAGCGTGTGGCCATTGCTAGAGCTGTGGTGGCAAATCCAAAATTGATTTTAGCAGATGAGCCTACAGGAAACCTAGACTCAAAAAACGGAATTGAGGTAATGAACCTACTAACCAAATTAAACCGTGAAGGAACCACTATTATTATGGTTACGCACTCAGACAGAGATGCTGCATATGCACATAGAACCATTCAATTGTTTGATGGGCAAATTGTGGCAGAAAATATAAAAGACAAAGCTTTGGTGTAA
- a CDS encoding ABC transporter permease produces the protein MLIHYIKLSLRNFRSNAIIFWGSLLTLCLGALCISLLFSYVNNEVSMDNFYKNKEDMYLLTLKSSPKGGWTSIRRFEAKEYPEVKNATTLKNYKEDELKLSYNNNTFTPKGIVIDSSFFKVFTFSLKLGQLDGLAEDREAIVLSETYSKKIFGDKNPIGKSLKVVMEYYEGVRIVKGIVKIPPNSSLSFDYLLPAGRSNFGSNEFNRMGIDFIRVNDQFNPEAFNEKIKHINNNVPRFYPQYTKSITKVVPFKDLYLDSQYKTIVNRTHLNTGDKNNNNILKIIILVVFLVSMLNYTSLQIVNTHSVTKNIIISKINGALKKHIYIQKIVETLIIVGLSALIITFFYNLISPSFNAFVKVNLAPPLWKILLVNSIILAAIAFLGLVYPMIIIHRFSDVKNLKQNNSSQKINGKQFIVIGQFALAFVLLISSVIVHRQLQLMLNKDLGFSSEDIVRVKLFYETPYNPEIRFWSDERKKQETEMLQKIPQYINDQLASFSSVEKVAQGYSPLDPFTIDWKNKENNEQLEPFHTLIITPGYLDMFNLQVTQGRFFDKTKDKPRNNIIMLNEAAVKYWNITDINSTRILGRSWGGAEGYQIVGVVKDFNFQHLSAKPKPLMMLYWADPDADYFIKFTKNSTQEGLQQLEKLFKEINPNQTFSYSFLSNELDALYIKERRLSTIYIFFTIIALLISAIGLFTIALYDTRRRIKEIGIRKVNGATSTEIVTMLNKDFMKWVFIAFIIATPIAYYAMNSWLMNFAYKTALSWWIFIVAGLFTLIIALFTVSWQSYFAAKKNPVTALRDD, from the coding sequence ATGCTTATACATTATATAAAACTTAGTCTTAGAAATTTTCGCTCGAATGCAATTATCTTTTGGGGTAGCTTGCTAACACTTTGTTTGGGGGCCTTGTGCATCTCATTGTTGTTTTCTTATGTAAACAATGAGGTTAGCATGGATAATTTTTATAAGAATAAGGAAGACATGTATTTGTTAACCTTGAAGAGTTCTCCTAAAGGAGGATGGACGTCAATTCGTAGATTTGAAGCCAAAGAATATCCAGAGGTTAAAAATGCAACGACTTTAAAAAATTATAAAGAAGATGAGTTAAAGCTTAGTTATAATAACAACACTTTTACTCCGAAAGGTATCGTAATCGATAGTAGTTTTTTTAAAGTGTTTACCTTTTCTTTAAAGCTCGGACAATTAGACGGATTGGCAGAAGATAGAGAAGCTATTGTTTTAAGTGAAACGTATAGCAAAAAAATATTTGGGGATAAAAATCCAATTGGGAAGAGCTTGAAGGTCGTGATGGAGTATTATGAAGGAGTTCGCATTGTAAAAGGTATTGTCAAAATACCCCCAAACAGTTCATTATCGTTTGACTATTTATTACCAGCAGGAAGAAGCAATTTTGGAAGCAATGAGTTTAACAGAATGGGTATTGATTTTATCCGTGTAAATGATCAATTTAACCCAGAAGCATTTAATGAAAAAATTAAGCACATAAATAACAATGTGCCAAGGTTTTACCCTCAATACACAAAAAGCATTACCAAAGTGGTGCCTTTTAAAGACTTGTATTTGGACAGTCAATACAAAACCATAGTTAATCGCACCCATCTTAACACTGGAGATAAAAACAACAACAATATTTTAAAAATAATCATTTTAGTTGTTTTTTTAGTTTCCATGCTAAACTATACTAGTTTGCAGATTGTGAATACACATTCTGTGACTAAAAATATTATTATTTCTAAGATAAATGGCGCACTAAAAAAACACATTTACATTCAAAAAATCGTTGAAACCCTAATAATTGTTGGCCTCTCCGCATTGATAATTACCTTCTTTTACAACCTCATTTCACCTTCTTTTAATGCATTTGTAAAGGTAAATTTGGCACCACCTCTTTGGAAAATACTTTTAGTGAACAGTATTATTTTAGCGGCCATCGCCTTTTTAGGTTTGGTGTATCCAATGATCATCATTCATCGTTTTTCTGATGTTAAAAACCTAAAACAAAATAACAGTTCGCAAAAAATTAATGGCAAACAATTTATTGTCATTGGACAATTTGCCTTGGCTTTTGTATTGCTTATTTCTTCTGTTATAGTTCATCGGCAATTGCAACTAATGCTTAATAAAGATTTGGGTTTTAGTAGCGAGGATATTGTTAGAGTCAAACTTTTTTATGAAACACCCTATAATCCAGAGATTAGATTTTGGAGTGATGAGCGAAAAAAGCAAGAGACTGAAATGCTTCAAAAAATACCTCAATATATAAATGATCAATTGGCTTCTTTTTCTTCGGTAGAAAAAGTTGCTCAGGGCTATTCTCCTTTAGATCCTTTTACAATTGATTGGAAGAACAAAGAAAACAATGAGCAACTTGAACCTTTTCATACCTTAATTATTACACCAGGTTACTTAGACATGTTTAATTTACAGGTTACGCAAGGTCGATTTTTTGATAAGACGAAAGACAAACCAAGAAATAATATTATAATGCTAAATGAGGCTGCTGTAAAATATTGGAATATTACAGACATCAATAGCACCCGAATATTGGGAAGATCTTGGGGAGGAGCAGAAGGTTATCAAATTGTTGGAGTGGTAAAGGATTTTAATTTTCAACACCTATCAGCAAAACCAAAACCATTAATGATGCTTTATTGGGCAGACCCAGACGCTGATTATTTTATAAAATTTACTAAGAACAGTACACAAGAAGGATTACAACAGCTAGAAAAATTATTTAAAGAAATAAATCCTAATCAAACGTTTAGCTACTCTTTTTTAAGTAATGAATTGGATGCCTTATATATAAAAGAAAGACGCTTGAGCACCATTTATATTTTCTTTACCATCATTGCCTTACTCATCTCAGCCATTGGGTTGTTTACCATCGCCTTGTATGATACAAGACGAAGAATAAAGGAAATAGGCATTCGCAAAGTAAACGGAGCAACGAGCACAGAAATTGTCACTATGCTTAACAAAGATTTTATGAAATGGGTATTTATCGCGTTTATCATTGCCACCCCAATTGCTTATTATGCGATGAATAGTTGGCTGATGAATTTTGCCTATAAAACAGCCTTGAGTTGGTGGATATTTATTGTGGCTGGGTTGTTTACATTGATTATTGCCTTGTTTACGGTGAGTTGGCAAAGTTATTTTGCCGCCAAGAAAAATCCAGTAACGGCTTTACGAGATGATTAG